One region of Streptococcus salivarius genomic DNA includes:
- the xerD gene encoding site-specific tyrosine recombinase XerD — MTISSFQKQLTTQITDFLATKVISESSKQAYAYDLKQFATSISGQIDQTSLKLYENQLKEWKPSVQKRKRSAVNQFLLYLYQKGELEKFFKLSETVTIPSQEDKLRILDLSSLYEGREGVGKLSCLLILELGLLPSEILELDWSDIDLDFGVVTVAKGSTKRVLRLEADVKQYLLAIKDANSQGLLLGKVYTRQWLYKQIQTYVSDCGLSNVTAQVLRQQFILRQIEKGTGAFELARLLGLKSPVTLEKYYKT; from the coding sequence ATGACTATATCATCATTCCAAAAACAACTGACAACTCAGATCACTGATTTTCTGGCTACTAAGGTCATTTCGGAGAGTTCAAAGCAAGCTTATGCTTATGATCTTAAGCAGTTTGCAACGTCGATTTCAGGACAAATTGATCAAACCAGTCTTAAGCTCTATGAAAACCAACTGAAGGAATGGAAGCCATCTGTACAAAAGCGTAAGCGCTCTGCGGTCAATCAATTTTTGCTATACCTCTATCAAAAGGGTGAATTAGAGAAATTTTTCAAACTATCAGAGACGGTTACAATACCTTCTCAGGAGGATAAGTTGCGAATACTGGATCTTTCATCGCTTTATGAGGGGCGTGAAGGGGTTGGTAAGCTGTCTTGTCTGCTGATTCTAGAGTTGGGGCTCTTACCTTCAGAGATTTTGGAGTTGGACTGGTCCGATATTGACTTGGATTTTGGTGTTGTAACTGTGGCCAAGGGAAGCACTAAGCGTGTTCTCAGACTTGAAGCAGATGTGAAGCAGTATTTGTTGGCTATTAAAGATGCGAACAGCCAGGGCTTGCTTTTGGGTAAGGTCTATACTCGACAATGGCTGTATAAGCAAATCCAGACTTATGTTAGTGACTGTGGCTTATCGAATGTAACCGCTCAAGTCTTGCGTCAGCAATTTATTCTTAGACAGATTGAAAAGGGAACGGGCGCCTTTGAACTTGCTCGTTTACTGGGACTAAAAAGTCCAGTGACCTTGGAGAAATACTATAAAACCTAA
- the scpB gene encoding SMC-Scp complex subunit ScpB, translating into MSSHLARLEALLFVAGEDGLSLHAMAQLLEMPVTGLTQSLEKLQAKYEADEGSALCLLESSNTYKLVTKPDFASLLRDYSKTPINQSLSRASLEVLSIVAYKQPITRAEVDDIRGVNSSGAIAKLQAFNLIQEAGKKDAVGRPNLYATTDYFLDYMGINSLDELVAIDQLELEEQETSLFREDTPEELEDSDN; encoded by the coding sequence ATGAGTAGTCACTTAGCACGATTAGAAGCTTTACTTTTTGTGGCAGGTGAAGATGGTCTTAGTCTACATGCTATGGCACAGCTTTTGGAAATGCCAGTGACAGGTCTGACTCAGTCCTTGGAAAAATTGCAAGCCAAGTATGAGGCAGATGAGGGTTCAGCTCTTTGTTTATTGGAATCGTCAAATACCTATAAGCTGGTGACTAAGCCAGATTTTGCAAGTCTCCTTCGTGACTATTCTAAAACGCCAATCAACCAAAGTCTATCCAGAGCGAGTCTTGAGGTTCTCTCTATAGTTGCTTATAAACAGCCTATTACACGTGCTGAAGTCGATGACATTAGAGGTGTTAATTCTAGTGGTGCTATTGCTAAACTTCAGGCCTTCAATCTCATTCAAGAGGCTGGTAAAAAAGATGCTGTCGGTCGTCCTAACCTATATGCGACTACTGATTATTTCTTGGACTATATGGGAATTAACAGTTTAGACGAACTTGTGGCGATTGACCAACTAGAACTTGAAGAGCAGGAAACGAGTCTCTTTAGGGAAGATACTCCAGAAGAGCTTGAGGACTCGGACAATTAA
- a CDS encoding segregation/condensation protein A: protein MDIKLKDFEGPLDLLLHLVSKYEVDIYDVPIVEVIEQYLAYLATLQAMKLEVAGEYMLMASQLMLIKSRKLLPTVVEAEPEADDPEQELLSQLEEYARFKAASQELAKQHEVRAQYFSKPKVELVYEDVTLNQDKTIQDIFLAFSKIMAEKQEEIRRNHTTIARDDYKIEDMMLIIEEAFGSKNELHLDELFTDAKDMNQVITLFLATLELIKVHRISVQQETIFGTITLRKEWTNE, encoded by the coding sequence ATGGATATTAAGTTAAAAGATTTTGAGGGGCCACTGGATTTGTTGCTCCATCTGGTTTCTAAGTATGAGGTAGACATTTACGATGTTCCCATTGTTGAGGTTATCGAGCAATACTTGGCTTATTTGGCAACCTTGCAAGCCATGAAGCTTGAAGTTGCTGGGGAATATATGCTTATGGCTAGTCAGCTCATGCTGATTAAGAGTCGTAAGCTTCTGCCCACAGTGGTGGAAGCTGAGCCTGAAGCAGATGATCCTGAACAAGAGCTCTTGAGTCAATTGGAAGAATATGCACGCTTCAAAGCAGCTAGTCAAGAGTTGGCTAAGCAGCATGAGGTACGAGCTCAGTATTTTTCAAAACCAAAAGTAGAATTGGTTTATGAAGATGTGACTCTGAATCAGGATAAGACCATTCAAGATATTTTCTTGGCTTTTTCAAAAATCATGGCTGAAAAGCAAGAAGAAATTCGCCGAAATCACACGACTATTGCGCGTGACGATTATAAAATTGAAGACATGATGCTGATTATTGAGGAAGCATTTGGCTCAAAAAATGAACTACATTTAGATGAACTTTTCACCGATGCTAAAGATATGAATCAAGTAATCACCCTCTTTTTGGCAACTCTTGAATTGATTAAGGTACATCGCATATCAGTACAACAGGAAACAATTTTTGGAACAATCACACTAAGAAAGGAATGGACGAATGAGTAG
- a CDS encoding diaminopimelate decarboxylase, with protein MTKTPFITADKLEQITAEFPTPFHLYDEKGIRETARAVNAAFSWNPGFKEFFAVKATPNPAILKILKEEGCGVDCATDTELVMSKKIGFDSSAISFTSNDTRAEEFVYARDINATINLDAYEDIFFLEEAAGLPETLSLRFNPGGVFSLGTDIMDHPEESKFGMTKEQLFKGYAYLKEKGVKSFGLHAFLASNTVTNEYYPTLAAQLFELAVEIKNELGVSLDFINLSGGVGVDYTPANKQNDIAVIGEGVHAKFDEILVPNGLGHISIYTELGRFMTAPHGLVVTKVLHIKDTYRRYVGVDASAVNLLRPAMYDAYHHITNMTNPDGDIQVVDVTGSLCENNDKFAKNRELPEARIGDTLVIHDTGAHGFSMGYNYNGRLRSAEILYQEDGTARMIRRAETMNDYFATLDGFDFDI; from the coding sequence ATGACAAAAACACCTTTTATTACGGCTGATAAACTTGAACAAATCACTGCAGAGTTTCCAACACCTTTCCATCTTTACGATGAAAAAGGTATTCGTGAAACAGCGCGTGCAGTTAACGCAGCCTTTTCGTGGAATCCAGGTTTTAAAGAATTCTTTGCTGTAAAAGCTACACCTAATCCAGCAATCCTCAAAATCTTGAAGGAAGAAGGGTGTGGTGTCGATTGTGCGACCGATACAGAGCTTGTCATGAGTAAGAAAATTGGTTTTGATAGTAGCGCCATTAGCTTTACGTCTAATGATACACGTGCTGAAGAGTTTGTTTACGCGCGTGATATTAATGCGACAATTAACCTTGATGCTTACGAAGATATCTTTTTCTTGGAAGAGGCTGCAGGACTTCCTGAAACCCTTTCTTTGCGCTTTAACCCAGGGGGCGTCTTCTCTCTCGGTACTGATATCATGGATCATCCTGAAGAATCAAAATTTGGGATGACTAAGGAACAGCTCTTCAAAGGCTATGCCTACCTTAAAGAAAAAGGAGTGAAATCATTCGGTTTGCATGCTTTCTTAGCGTCAAATACAGTAACGAATGAGTATTACCCAACCTTGGCTGCTCAACTGTTTGAATTGGCGGTAGAAATCAAGAATGAACTTGGTGTTAGCCTTGACTTTATCAACTTATCAGGTGGTGTTGGAGTGGACTACACACCAGCCAATAAACAAAATGATATTGCCGTTATCGGTGAAGGGGTTCATGCTAAATTTGATGAAATCCTTGTTCCGAATGGTCTTGGACATATCAGTATTTACACTGAACTTGGGCGTTTCATGACAGCACCTCATGGCCTTGTCGTTACTAAGGTTCTTCATATTAAGGATACTTATCGTCGCTATGTTGGTGTAGATGCTTCTGCGGTTAACTTGCTCCGTCCAGCTATGTACGATGCCTACCACCACATCACGAATATGACTAATCCAGATGGTGACATTCAAGTAGTTGATGTGACAGGTTCACTTTGTGAAAATAATGATAAGTTTGCTAAGAACCGTGAATTGCCAGAAGCTCGTATTGGAGATACATTGGTTATCCACGACACAGGTGCTCATGGTTTCTCAATGGGTTACAACTATAATGGACGTCTTCGTTCTGCAGAAATTCTCTACCAAGAAGATGGCACAGCTCGTATGATTCGTCGTGCAGAGACGATGAATGATTACTTTGCCACTCTTGATGGTTTTGATTTTGATATTTAA
- the racE gene encoding glutamate racemase, producing MDNRPIGFLDSGVGGLTVVRELKRQLPHESIVYIGDSARAPYGPRPAEQIRQYTWQLVKFLLTKDVKMIVIACNTATAVVWEEIKGALDIPVLGVVLPGSSAAIKSSQSGHIGVIGTPMTIASNIYEQKIKHLAPQMNVLSLSCPRFAPIVESNEINSSVAKKIVYESMAPLVGKVDTLVLGCTHYPLLRPIIQNVMGPSVKLIDSGAETVRDVSVLLNYFEINRSREVEDKTEEYYTTASVLGFKEIAEQWLGEEVAVQHVDLDKELEND from the coding sequence ATGGATAATCGACCTATAGGATTTTTAGATTCTGGTGTCGGAGGACTGACGGTAGTACGTGAACTTAAACGTCAGTTGCCTCACGAGTCTATTGTTTATATTGGTGACTCTGCTAGGGCACCGTATGGTCCTAGACCGGCAGAACAAATTAGACAGTATACCTGGCAGTTGGTTAAATTCCTTCTGACCAAAGATGTAAAGATGATTGTTATTGCTTGTAATACGGCAACGGCAGTAGTTTGGGAGGAAATCAAAGGAGCCTTGGATATCCCAGTGCTAGGTGTGGTTTTGCCTGGTTCTAGTGCGGCTATTAAGTCTAGCCAATCGGGTCATATTGGTGTCATTGGGACTCCAATGACGATTGCCTCTAACATCTATGAACAAAAAATTAAGCATTTGGCACCACAAATGAATGTCTTGAGTTTATCTTGTCCTCGCTTCGCCCCTATTGTTGAATCTAATGAAATTAACTCAAGTGTGGCTAAAAAGATTGTTTATGAAAGCATGGCACCTTTAGTCGGTAAGGTAGATACCTTGGTTTTGGGTTGCACCCATTACCCACTTTTACGTCCCATCATCCAAAATGTTATGGGGCCAAGTGTCAAGCTAATTGATAGCGGAGCTGAAACAGTTCGTGATGTTTCTGTTTTGCTCAATTATTTTGAGATTAATCGTAGCCGTGAAGTCGAAGACAAGACGGAAGAATATTACACCACGGCTAGTGTGCTAGGTTTTAAAGAAATCGCAGAACAATGGCTGGGTGAAGAAGTTGCTGTCCAACATGTCGATTTGGACAAGGAGTTAGAAAATGACTAA
- a CDS encoding metallophosphoesterase, which produces MAEQTIIVMSDSHGERDIVVDIKNRYQGKVDAIFHNGDSELESSDPVWEGIHVVRGNCDYDSGYPERLVVKLGDVIIAQTHGHLYGINFTWDKLDLWAQQEDADICLYGHLHAAAAWRNGKTVFINPGSVSQPRGPIHEKLYAKVIINSEKIRVEYYTRDHELYSELTQEFER; this is translated from the coding sequence ATGGCAGAACAAACAATAATCGTAATGAGCGACTCCCATGGAGAACGTGATATTGTAGTAGATATAAAAAATCGTTATCAAGGGAAGGTAGATGCTATTTTCCACAATGGAGATTCTGAGTTAGAATCAAGTGATCCTGTTTGGGAAGGTATCCATGTGGTTCGTGGTAACTGTGATTATGATTCAGGTTATCCAGAACGTTTGGTCGTTAAACTTGGTGATGTGATTATTGCACAAACACATGGTCATCTTTATGGCATTAATTTTACCTGGGACAAGTTGGATCTTTGGGCGCAACAAGAGGATGCAGATATTTGTCTCTATGGCCACTTGCATGCGGCAGCAGCTTGGCGAAATGGTAAGACAGTGTTTATCAACCCAGGATCTGTTTCACAGCCACGAGGTCCTATCCATGAGAAACTTTACGCTAAGGTGATTATAAACAGTGAAAAAATTCGTGTAGAATATTACACACGTGACCATGAACTTTATTCAGAACTTACACAGGAATTTGAACGATGA
- a CDS encoding nucleoside-triphosphate diphosphatase, protein MTKSIFEYKDEQDWYLASFGSYNHLTCFGGDEAYEQFVDFFQALTNVLAVSGFQLHIAKHSSDLRLVSFILDCLKEETGRDLAVTQHQGALVVSEGDKLVYVHVPREGVALSDFFGSDNKSDFGDVLLIATRNEGKTKEFRKLFGKLGIKVENLNDYPDLPEVAETGMTFEENARLKAETISELTGKMVLSDDSGLQVDVLGGLPGVWSARFAGPDATDAENNAKLLHELAMVLDDSKRTANFHTTLVVAAPGRDSLVVDADWKGYIGREPKGDNGFGYDPLFLVGNTGKTAAELSAEEKNEQSHRGQAVKKLMEVFPAWQNKQ, encoded by the coding sequence ATGACTAAATCAATTTTTGAATATAAAGACGAACAAGACTGGTATTTGGCTAGTTTTGGAAGCTACAATCACTTGACTTGTTTTGGTGGTGATGAGGCCTATGAGCAATTTGTTGACTTTTTCCAAGCTTTGACTAACGTTTTGGCTGTTAGTGGCTTTCAGTTACATATTGCGAAACATTCTTCAGACCTTCGCTTGGTATCCTTTATTTTGGATTGCTTGAAAGAGGAAACTGGTCGTGACCTAGCTGTTACGCAACATCAAGGGGCTTTGGTAGTTAGTGAAGGAGATAAGCTTGTCTATGTGCATGTGCCTAGAGAAGGTGTTGCCTTGAGTGATTTCTTTGGTTCTGATAACAAATCAGACTTTGGTGATGTCCTATTGATTGCGACACGCAATGAAGGAAAAACCAAGGAATTTCGTAAACTATTTGGAAAACTAGGCATTAAGGTAGAGAATCTTAATGATTATCCAGACCTTCCTGAAGTTGCTGAAACGGGTATGACCTTTGAAGAAAATGCACGCTTGAAGGCGGAAACCATTTCTGAATTAACAGGTAAAATGGTCCTTTCAGATGATTCTGGTTTGCAGGTAGATGTTCTTGGAGGTTTACCAGGAGTTTGGTCTGCACGCTTTGCAGGTCCTGATGCTACGGATGCTGAAAATAATGCTAAATTATTGCACGAGCTAGCTATGGTGCTTGATGATAGCAAACGTACTGCGAACTTCCATACAACCCTAGTTGTTGCGGCCCCTGGACGTGATAGTTTGGTTGTTGATGCCGACTGGAAGGGTTATATTGGCCGAGAACCTAAAGGTGACAATGGTTTTGGTTATGATCCACTCTTTTTAGTTGGTAATACGGGGAAAACGGCAGCAGAGCTTTCTGCAGAAGAGAAAAATGAACAATCTCACCGTGGACAAGCTGTTAAGAAACTTATGGAGGTCTTCCCAGCATGGCAGAACAAACAATAA
- the cbpB gene encoding cyclic-di-AMP-binding protein CbpB, whose protein sequence is MIAKEFEDFLLAHLDNYLIPSDQVAIFIDSHNADHVVLLLTSNGYSRVPVLTKDKHYLGTISLTDIKRYQDEHNLQEWEMVNRDIGPMTSDVVETVEDNANLNEVMHKLVNNPFLPVVDSQGIFKGIITRKSILKAVNSLLHDFTHDYIIIPKTTDNSDH, encoded by the coding sequence ATGATTGCTAAAGAATTTGAAGATTTTTTGTTGGCTCATTTAGATAATTATTTAATTCCATCAGATCAGGTTGCTATTTTTATTGATAGTCACAACGCTGATCATGTGGTCTTGCTTTTGACAAGCAATGGTTATTCGCGCGTTCCCGTTTTGACTAAGGATAAGCATTATCTTGGGACCATATCTTTGACGGATATTAAGCGATATCAAGATGAACATAACTTGCAAGAGTGGGAGATGGTTAACCGTGATATCGGACCGATGACATCAGATGTCGTGGAAACAGTGGAAGATAATGCCAATCTAAATGAGGTAATGCATAAGCTAGTTAATAATCCTTTCCTTCCTGTGGTTGACAGCCAAGGCATTTTCAAAGGAATTATCACACGAAAATCGATTCTAAAGGCGGTTAATAGCCTCTTACATGACTTTACACATGACTATATCATCATTCCAAAAACAACTGACAACTCAGATCACTGA
- a CDS encoding pseudouridine synthase, protein MRINKYIAHAGVASRRKAEELIKEGRVTLNGKTVTELATIVKNGDIVEVNGSPIYNEEKVYYLLNKPRGVISSVSDEKNRKTVIDLMPHVKERIYPVGRLDWDTTGLLILTNDGDFTDKMIHPRNEIDKVYLARVKGIATKENLRPLTRGVVIDGKKTKPARYNIIKVDHEKNRSVVELTIHEGRNHQVKKMFESVGLLVDKLSRTRFGTLDLTGLRPGESRRLNKKEISQLHNAAVNKVK, encoded by the coding sequence ATGCGAATTAATAAATATATTGCCCACGCTGGTGTGGCCAGCCGTCGTAAGGCTGAGGAACTGATTAAAGAAGGTCGTGTGACCCTAAATGGTAAGACCGTTACGGAATTGGCAACCATTGTCAAAAATGGTGACATTGTTGAGGTAAATGGTAGTCCAATTTATAATGAAGAGAAGGTCTATTATCTTCTTAATAAACCACGAGGGGTTATTTCTTCGGTATCTGATGAGAAAAATCGTAAGACGGTGATTGACCTCATGCCCCACGTTAAGGAACGTATCTATCCTGTTGGTCGTCTTGACTGGGATACGACTGGTCTTCTTATTTTGACTAATGATGGTGACTTTACCGATAAAATGATTCACCCACGTAATGAGATTGACAAGGTTTATTTGGCGCGTGTCAAAGGTATTGCGACCAAGGAGAACCTCCGTCCATTAACTCGTGGTGTGGTCATTGATGGCAAGAAAACCAAGCCAGCACGTTACAATATTATCAAAGTTGACCATGAAAAGAATCGTTCAGTTGTCGAATTGACAATTCATGAAGGGCGTAACCACCAGGTTAAGAAAATGTTTGAATCAGTGGGCTTGCTCGTTGATAAGTTGTCTCGTACCCGTTTTGGAACCCTTGATTTGACAGGGCTTCGTCCAGGTGAATCACGCCGTCTAAATAAGAAAGAAATCAGCCAGCTTCATAACGCTGCTGTCAATAAGGTCAAATAA
- a CDS encoding DUF5105 domain-containing protein has product MKKYLYSGTLALAAILTLSACAKPKLDAKLSVNDIVYMSGSDLKLKDDQTLVEVSFKLENTSEDMENELKTSAKQFYLKDKDGKKVTASKLDKGDLPTLFNKNKNVEDATDDFGKLEADDYKTVSLFFEVNNNESYKLYFESKDEKTEGQTVSTSLKDFDGKTTTNVKKAIDAYFNAVLLGGESKDYSKFVSNDLDKAKGELNQYFSDSLQYSYNETDHIKPTGDEIPKVFGWVQTANRERGSYTVDNIIVAKDKAEFNVSMSTISMKAADDAYGANHPNLTDDLKNYLQSNGANAGNVDQLTRQYYMETYLPNSIKEVSPSAPKTEGTNIFDNYSVELTKKDDKWAFPDKDSYVGKWEYYPLFYAYTGQQGTITKNY; this is encoded by the coding sequence ATGAAAAAATATCTTTACTCTGGGACTCTTGCTCTAGCAGCCATCTTAACACTCTCAGCATGTGCCAAGCCAAAACTTGATGCCAAGCTTTCTGTTAACGATATTGTCTATATGTCAGGAAGCGACCTCAAGCTCAAGGATGACCAAACCCTAGTCGAAGTTTCATTCAAACTCGAGAATACTTCGGAAGATATGGAAAATGAGCTCAAAACATCTGCTAAACAATTCTACCTCAAAGATAAAGATGGTAAAAAAGTCACAGCAAGCAAGCTCGATAAGGGCGACCTACCTACTCTCTTCAATAAAAATAAGAACGTAGAGGACGCTACAGATGACTTTGGAAAGCTTGAAGCTGACGACTACAAGACTGTCTCACTCTTTTTCGAAGTTAACAACAATGAAAGCTATAAACTCTATTTTGAATCAAAAGATGAAAAAACAGAGGGACAAACAGTTTCTACTAGCCTAAAAGATTTCGATGGTAAAACAACTACCAATGTTAAAAAGGCTATTGACGCTTATTTCAATGCAGTTCTTCTAGGTGGTGAAAGCAAAGACTACAGTAAATTTGTTTCTAATGACTTGGATAAAGCCAAGGGTGAACTTAACCAATATTTCTCAGATAGCCTTCAATACAGCTATAATGAAACTGATCATATCAAACCAACTGGTGATGAAATTCCAAAAGTTTTTGGTTGGGTCCAAACTGCTAACCGTGAACGCGGTAGCTACACTGTTGATAACATTATCGTCGCTAAAGATAAAGCAGAGTTTAACGTCAGCATGTCAACTATCAGTATGAAAGCTGCAGACGATGCCTACGGTGCTAATCACCCAAATCTCACAGATGACCTTAAAAACTACCTACAAAGCAATGGTGCCAACGCTGGAAATGTCGACCAACTAACAAGACAATACTACATGGAAACTTACCTACCGAATTCAATCAAAGAAGTAAGCCCATCAGCACCAAAGACAGAAGGAACAAATATTTTTGATAATTACTCAGTCGAGCTTACTAAAAAAGACGACAAGTGGGCCTTCCCAGATAAAGATAGCTATGTCGGAAAATGGGAGTACTATCCACTCTTCTACGCTTACACAGGTCAGCAAGGGACAATTACAAAAAACTATTAG
- a CDS encoding Bax inhibitor-1/YccA family protein: MESNAIYTTSDAGLSRFFGKIYGLVGIGVGLSAVISYLMLFPLSHVFVNILMNHSWVYMAALFLEFGLVFLASGAARRNTPAALPLFLVYSALNGFTLSFIIVQYTQAIVFQAFLSTAIVFFIMALIGVSIKRDLSGMAKFLMAALIGIIVASLINIFFASSMMSFVISIVSILIFSGLIAYDNQLIKKVYYGANGQVTDGWAVSMALSLYLDFINLFLNILRLFARRN, from the coding sequence ATGGAATCAAATGCAATTTATACGACTAGTGATGCGGGCTTAAGCCGCTTTTTCGGAAAGATTTATGGCCTTGTCGGTATAGGAGTGGGACTTTCAGCAGTCATTTCTTATCTGATGCTCTTTCCTCTCTCACATGTTTTTGTCAATATTCTCATGAATCATTCTTGGGTTTACATGGCAGCCCTCTTTTTAGAGTTTGGTTTGGTCTTTTTGGCTAGCGGTGCTGCACGAAGAAATACACCTGCAGCCCTACCTTTATTTTTGGTTTATTCCGCTTTGAATGGATTTACACTTAGTTTTATCATCGTTCAATACACGCAAGCCATAGTTTTTCAAGCCTTCCTTAGCACTGCCATTGTTTTCTTTATCATGGCCCTTATCGGAGTTAGCATTAAGCGAGATCTATCAGGCATGGCTAAGTTCCTTATGGCAGCCTTGATTGGGATTATTGTGGCTAGCTTGATTAATATTTTCTTTGCAAGTAGCATGATGAGTTTTGTGATTAGTATTGTATCAATTCTTATTTTCTCTGGTTTAATTGCCTACGATAACCAGTTGATTAAAAAGGTTTACTACGGTGCCAATGGTCAAGTCACAGATGGATGGGCAGTTTCTATGGCACTTAGTCTTTACTTGGATTTCATTAACTTATTCTTGAATATCTTGCGACTCTTTGCTAGACGTAATTAG
- the yidD gene encoding membrane protein insertion efficiency factor YidD produces the protein MKRFLIALVRAYQRWISPLFPPSCRFRPTCSVYMIQAIEKHGLKGVLMGIARILRCHPLSETGDDPVPDYFSLKRNKTPLDK, from the coding sequence ATGAAAAGATTTCTGATTGCCTTGGTCAGGGCTTATCAGAGATGGATTTCTCCCCTATTTCCACCGTCTTGTCGTTTTCGTCCAACTTGTTCGGTTTATATGATCCAAGCAATAGAAAAGCATGGCTTAAAGGGAGTTCTTATGGGAATTGCCCGTATCTTAAGATGTCACCCTTTATCAGAGACTGGAGATGATCCGGTGCCAGATTATTTTAGTCTAAAACGTAATAAAACTCCTTTGGATAAATGA
- a CDS encoding TetR/AcrR family transcriptional regulator: MLKEATISERKIVNAFIELLEESSLEQISITDIIKKANLSRPTFYYYYSNKEDLVETTFSKILDKISSILQEDMTYQEGVVTEMLRYLKENQKLCLTLMTHIPNINEMIREFIIETILNSDIENVTELMEQSYHIPAKYSLEVYVSTIVTILTLWLKEGCIESPEELADIILEAVIIKVK; the protein is encoded by the coding sequence ATGCTCAAGGAAGCAACTATTTCCGAACGAAAAATTGTCAACGCATTTATTGAACTCTTAGAGGAGAGTTCACTCGAACAAATCAGCATCACAGATATCATCAAGAAGGCAAATCTCAGCAGACCAACCTTCTACTACTACTATTCAAATAAGGAAGATTTGGTTGAAACAACCTTCTCAAAGATTTTAGATAAAATTTCAAGCATTCTTCAGGAAGACATGACCTACCAAGAAGGTGTTGTCACTGAAATGCTACGATATCTTAAGGAAAATCAAAAACTCTGTCTTACCTTGATGACACACATTCCAAACATCAATGAGATGATTCGTGAATTCATTATCGAGACTATCCTTAACTCTGATATTGAAAATGTTACAGAACTCATGGAACAAAGCTATCATATCCCTGCCAAATATTCATTGGAAGTTTATGTTAGCACCATTGTTACCATTTTAACACTATGGCTCAAAGAAGGCTGTATCGAATCCCCTGAGGAGTTAGCCGATATCATTCTTGAAGCTGTCATCATTAAAGTAAAATAA
- a CDS encoding YneF family protein has protein sequence MNTVLWIILVFVALLGGFYGGAYFARKQMEKELAENPRLNVDAVRTMMSAAGQKPNEAKVRQTYNQIIKQQKQALADSKKKKK, from the coding sequence ATGAACACCGTCCTTTGGATTATTCTTGTTTTTGTAGCCCTTTTGGGTGGTTTTTATGGAGGCGCATACTTTGCCCGCAAACAAATGGAGAAAGAATTGGCTGAAAATCCTCGTTTGAATGTGGACGCTGTTCGTACCATGATGTCAGCTGCGGGTCAAAAACCAAATGAAGCAAAAGTGCGTCAAACATATAACCAAATTATCAAACAACAAAAACAAGCACTTGCAGATAGCAAGAAAAAGAAAAAATAA